The DNA sequence TGCGTTCGGACTCCGGACGCTCTGTTTCAGATTCTGCTGACATGCGCGCCACCATAGTTACCCCGTACACCCTAGGCTATATGCCATAACCATGCCTGAATTACCCGAAGTCGAGACAGTTCGCCGCGGCCTCGCCCCCGTCATGGAGGGGCGGACGATTGTATCGCTGACGCAGAACCGGGCCGACCTGCGCTTCCCCTTCCCCGAACGCTTCGCTGAGCGGGTCTCAGGGCAGAAGGTTGTGCGCCTCGGACGGCGGGCGAAATTCCTGACGGTGGAGCTGTCATCCGGCGAGGTGCTGGTGATGCATCTCGGCATGACCGGGCGGTTCACGGTGAGTGGTCATGCAACAGCACATTACAAGCACGAGACAGGCACGGATCCGGTCCATGATCATGTCGTCATAGTCCTGGATAGTCATGATATAGTCACCTACAATGACCCCCGCAGGTTCGGCTTCATGGAGCTCTGGCCTGCCGAGCAATTCCAGTCATATCCAAGGTTAATGGCCATGGGGCCGGAGCCGCTGAGCAACCATTTCTCGGCCGCCTATCTGGACACCGCCCTGAAGCACAAGAAAGCCCCGATCAAGGCCGCCCTGCTCGACCAGTCGGTGATCGCAGGCCTTGGAAACATTTATGTTTGTGAGGCCCTGTGGCGCGCCAAAATTTCGCCGAAACGCCTCTCGCAGAGCATCCCCGGCCAGCGCGCTGCCCGGCTTGCGCCCGCCATCAATGACGTGATCGCCGAAGCCATCGAGGCGGGCGGTTCATCGATTTCGGACTTTGCCAGCGCCAGCGGCGAACTCGGTTATTTCCAGCACCGCTTCGCCGTCTACGACCGCGAGGGCCAGCCCTGCCCGGCCTGTGGCACCACAATCAAACGCCTCGTCCAGTCCGGCCGGTCGACTTTCTACTGCCCCTCCTGCCAGCGCTGATCGCCACAGGTTTAGCGGGCCTGAAGAGTGAGTTCCCTTTACAAACTCACCCTGATCGGCGAGCGTCTCGCGAAACACAAGAGGAGG is a window from the uncultured Hyphomonas sp. genome containing:
- the mutM gene encoding bifunctional DNA-formamidopyrimidine glycosylase/DNA-(apurinic or apyrimidinic site) lyase, with the protein product MPELPEVETVRRGLAPVMEGRTIVSLTQNRADLRFPFPERFAERVSGQKVVRLGRRAKFLTVELSSGEVLVMHLGMTGRFTVSGHATAHYKHETGTDPVHDHVVIVLDSHDIVTYNDPRRFGFMELWPAEQFQSYPRLMAMGPEPLSNHFSAAYLDTALKHKKAPIKAALLDQSVIAGLGNIYVCEALWRAKISPKRLSQSIPGQRAARLAPAINDVIAEAIEAGGSSISDFASASGELGYFQHRFAVYDREGQPCPACGTTIKRLVQSGRSTFYCPSCQR